One part of the Raphanus sativus cultivar WK10039 chromosome 7, ASM80110v3, whole genome shotgun sequence genome encodes these proteins:
- the LOC108818297 gene encoding FCS-Like Zinc finger 10 isoform X3, with amino-acid sequence MADPDSSDTSDLKPISSSAPLFSIPRFFVAKDSDAAGRSPTSPLDFSLFGGLFSPRSPPAAAAAAPLSSPRFRNRWAFDKVGLSLLSSSVGEEEERGHEEGLFNNIVLAPQIKPRLFGSCVKSNSLPKNYAAPSMSSDAAEDPLPCDSITGVVEEHDSPRRSSSSPVDIISSQAYSRSLSAREMALSEDYTCIISHGPNPKTTHIFGDCILDCDPKELGSKDETEKPEGDDDDSFTDNHIHMHGREASPAAGAAGKESDKGGVEDSLEISPGSSYNEDLFPMAS; translated from the exons ATG GCTGATCCAGACTCCTCAGATACGTCTGATCTCAAACCCATTAGCAGCAGCGCCCCACTCTTTAGCATCCCTCGCTTTTTTGTGGCTAAAGACTCTGATGCAGCAGGGAGGAGCCCTACTTCTCCTCTTGATTTTTCACTCTTTGGTGGCCTCTTTAGCCCCAGGTCTCCTccagctgctgctgctgctgctcccCTCTCATCTCCCAGGTTTCGTAACAGATGGGCTTTTGACAAAGTCGGCCTCTCTCTTCTAAGCTCCAGcgttggagaagaagaagaaagggggCATGAGGAGGGTTTATTCAACAACATCGTGCTTGCCCCTCAAATCAAGCCCAGGCTGTTTGGTTCTTGTGTTAAATCCAACTCGTTGCCTAAAAACTATGCCGCCCCTTCCATGTCTTCTGACGCTGCGGAGGATCCTCTTCCGTGTGATTCAATCACTGGTGTTGTGGAGGAACATGACTCTCCAAGGAGGTCGAGCTCATCTCCTGTGGATATAATCTCCAGCCAGGCTTATTCTCGCTCGCTCTCTGCACGTGAGATGGCACTCTCCGAGGACTATACCTGTATCATTTCTCATGGGCCAAACCCGAAAACAACTCATATATTTGGTGACTGCATCCTGGATTGTGACCCCAAAGAGTTGGGAAGCAAGGATGAAACTGAGAAACCAGAAggggatgatgatgattctttCACCGACAACCACATTCATATGCACGG caGGGAGGCATCGCCAGCAGCAGGGGCAGCAGGGAAGGAAAGTGACAAGGGAGGTGTTGAAGATAGTTTGGAGATATCGCCTGGATCAAGTTACAACGAGGATCTGTTTCCTATGGCCTCTTAA
- the LOC108818297 gene encoding FCS-Like Zinc finger 10 isoform X2: MAEADPDSSDTSDLKPISSSAPLFSIPRFFVAKDSDAAGRSPTSPLDFSLFGGLFSPRSPPAAAAAAPLSSPRFRNRWAFDKVGLSLLSSSVGEEEERGHEEGLFNNIVLAPQIKPRLFGSCVKSNSLPKNYAAPSMSSDAAEDPLPCDSITGVVEEHDSPRRSSSSPVDIISSQAYSRSLSAREMALSEDYTCIISHGPNPKTTHIFGDCILDCDPKELGSKDETEKPEGDDDDSFTDNHIHMHGEASPAAGAAGKESDKGGVEDSLEISPGSSYNEDLFPMAS, translated from the exons atggCTGAGGCTGATCCAGACTCCTCAGATACGTCTGATCTCAAACCCATTAGCAGCAGCGCCCCACTCTTTAGCATCCCTCGCTTTTTTGTGGCTAAAGACTCTGATGCAGCAGGGAGGAGCCCTACTTCTCCTCTTGATTTTTCACTCTTTGGTGGCCTCTTTAGCCCCAGGTCTCCTccagctgctgctgctgctgctcccCTCTCATCTCCCAGGTTTCGTAACAGATGGGCTTTTGACAAAGTCGGCCTCTCTCTTCTAAGCTCCAGcgttggagaagaagaagaaagggggCATGAGGAGGGTTTATTCAACAACATCGTGCTTGCCCCTCAAATCAAGCCCAGGCTGTTTGGTTCTTGTGTTAAATCCAACTCGTTGCCTAAAAACTATGCCGCCCCTTCCATGTCTTCTGACGCTGCGGAGGATCCTCTTCCGTGTGATTCAATCACTGGTGTTGTGGAGGAACATGACTCTCCAAGGAGGTCGAGCTCATCTCCTGTGGATATAATCTCCAGCCAGGCTTATTCTCGCTCGCTCTCTGCACGTGAGATGGCACTCTCCGAGGACTATACCTGTATCATTTCTCATGGGCCAAACCCGAAAACAACTCATATATTTGGTGACTGCATCCTGGATTGTGACCCCAAAGAGTTGGGAAGCAAGGATGAAACTGAGAAACCAGAAggggatgatgatgattctttCACCGACAACCACATTCATATGCACGG GGAGGCATCGCCAGCAGCAGGGGCAGCAGGGAAGGAAAGTGACAAGGGAGGTGTTGAAGATAGTTTGGAGATATCGCCTGGATCAAGTTACAACGAGGATCTGTTTCCTATGGCCTCTTAA
- the LOC108818297 gene encoding FCS-Like Zinc finger 10 isoform X1, giving the protein MAEADPDSSDTSDLKPISSSAPLFSIPRFFVAKDSDAAGRSPTSPLDFSLFGGLFSPRSPPAAAAAAPLSSPRFRNRWAFDKVGLSLLSSSVGEEEERGHEEGLFNNIVLAPQIKPRLFGSCVKSNSLPKNYAAPSMSSDAAEDPLPCDSITGVVEEHDSPRRSSSSPVDIISSQAYSRSLSAREMALSEDYTCIISHGPNPKTTHIFGDCILDCDPKELGSKDETEKPEGDDDDSFTDNHIHMHGREASPAAGAAGKESDKGGVEDSLEISPGSSYNEDLFPMAS; this is encoded by the exons atggCTGAGGCTGATCCAGACTCCTCAGATACGTCTGATCTCAAACCCATTAGCAGCAGCGCCCCACTCTTTAGCATCCCTCGCTTTTTTGTGGCTAAAGACTCTGATGCAGCAGGGAGGAGCCCTACTTCTCCTCTTGATTTTTCACTCTTTGGTGGCCTCTTTAGCCCCAGGTCTCCTccagctgctgctgctgctgctcccCTCTCATCTCCCAGGTTTCGTAACAGATGGGCTTTTGACAAAGTCGGCCTCTCTCTTCTAAGCTCCAGcgttggagaagaagaagaaagggggCATGAGGAGGGTTTATTCAACAACATCGTGCTTGCCCCTCAAATCAAGCCCAGGCTGTTTGGTTCTTGTGTTAAATCCAACTCGTTGCCTAAAAACTATGCCGCCCCTTCCATGTCTTCTGACGCTGCGGAGGATCCTCTTCCGTGTGATTCAATCACTGGTGTTGTGGAGGAACATGACTCTCCAAGGAGGTCGAGCTCATCTCCTGTGGATATAATCTCCAGCCAGGCTTATTCTCGCTCGCTCTCTGCACGTGAGATGGCACTCTCCGAGGACTATACCTGTATCATTTCTCATGGGCCAAACCCGAAAACAACTCATATATTTGGTGACTGCATCCTGGATTGTGACCCCAAAGAGTTGGGAAGCAAGGATGAAACTGAGAAACCAGAAggggatgatgatgattctttCACCGACAACCACATTCATATGCACGG caGGGAGGCATCGCCAGCAGCAGGGGCAGCAGGGAAGGAAAGTGACAAGGGAGGTGTTGAAGATAGTTTGGAGATATCGCCTGGATCAAGTTACAACGAGGATCTGTTTCCTATGGCCTCTTAA